The Nitrospinota bacterium genome includes the window CTCACCGTTCTTTCAGTAGCGGTCTCATCCGCCGGTCTTGCATATCTCACCTTCTCCAGCGACAGCAGGGCGTATTTCGGTCCCGATAATCCACAGCTAAAGGCTCTCGAAAAGCTGGAGAATACATATTCTAGGGACGACTCCGTTCTCCTTGCGATTGCGCCGAAGGACGGTAACATCTTTTCCGCCAGGACACTTTCGATTATCGGCGAGATAACCGATGAATTCTGGAAGCTCCCCTTCTCCAGCAGGGTGGAATCCCTCACCAACTACCAGCATACTTCGGCAGACGGCGACGAGCTTATAGTGGAGAACCTTGTAAAGGAGGCCGATGAACTGACGGGCGCTGACCTTGACCGCATAAGGGAGATCGCCGTAAACGAACCGTTCCTGAAGGATCGCCTTGTTTCTTCCAAAGGGAGCGTTGCCGGCGTCGTAGCTCTTTTCAGAATGCCGGAGAATAAGAACGAGGCGACAAAGGAGGTCGTTGGGAAAGTTCGTGCGTATGTGAAGGAGGTTAAAAAGAAATACCCCGACATGGAAATATACCTGGTCGGGAGCCTGATGGTGGATACCGCTTTCGCGGAAGCGGGGGAGGACGACATGAGGAGCCTCATCCCTATCATGTTCGCGATAATGGTTTTCTTCATGTGGGTGATGCTAAGGTCGGTTACTGCAATGCTTGTCACCACGCTCGTAATTATTTTTTCGTCGGTCGTCTCCATGGGGATTGCGGGCTGGCTCGGAATCGTGCTTACCGCTCCGTCGGCGAATTCGCCTATAGTCATACTCACGCTTTCGATAGCGGATTCGATACATGTCCTCGTTACCATGCTGCAGGAGATACGAAAAGGGAGATCGCGCGAAGAGGCGATAGTGGAATCGATGCGCATAAACCTTTCTCCGGTGTTTCTGACCACCATTACCACTTCGATAGGTTTTCTCAGCATGAACTTTTCGGATTCTCCCCCTTTCTGGGATCTCGGAAATATAGTATCGATCGGGGTGCTGGTAGCTTTTATATATTCGGTTACGTTTCTCCCTGCGATGATGGCCATCCTCCCGATCAAGGTGGGAGAAGAGAAAACTTTCGGCCCGCCGATAATAGACCGGTTCGCCGATTTTGTCGTATCCAAAAGTACGGCTCTTATGTGGGGTATGGCTCTTTTTATAATTTTTTCCGTATCGGGCATCTCCAGGATAGACGTGAACGATCTGTACCTCGATTATTTCGGAAAGAAGTTCCAGTTCAGGAAGGA containing:
- a CDS encoding MMPL family transporter, translated to MAKLNFGSKLALKVIKYRFQIIILTVLSVAVSSAGLAYLTFSSDSRAYFGPDNPQLKALEKLENTYSRDDSVLLAIAPKDGNIFSARTLSIIGEITDEFWKLPFSSRVESLTNYQHTSADGDELIVENLVKEADELTGADLDRIREIAVNEPFLKDRLVSSKGSVAGVVALFRMPENKNEATKEVVGKVRAYVKEVKKKYPDMEIYLVGSLMVDTAFAEAGEDDMRSLIPIMFAIMVFFMWVMLRSVTAMLVTTLVIIFSSVVSMGIAGWLGIVLTAPSANSPIVILTLSIADSIHVLVTMLQEIRKGRSREEAIVESMRINLSPVFLTTITTSIGFLSMNFSDSPPFWDLGNIVSIGVLVAFIYSVTFLPAMMAILPIKVGEEKTFGPPIIDRFADFVVSKSTALMWGMALFIIFSVSGISRIDVNDLYLDYFGKKFQFRKDTDFIVANLTGVSMVEYDLSSGEEGGVSSPEYLDTLERFTVWLLAQPEVKQISGFHDVMKRLNKSMHGDDPAYYKVPDRRDLAAQYLLLYEMSLPFGLDMNNMINVDKSSTRFRISLIDIYNREIRQFERRATAWLEENAPPSMHVDGTGMSIIFAHITDRTINSMFRGTAFALFLISGLLILAFMNLRIGLISLLPNIVPALMTFGLWGYTVSQVGLAASVIAALSLGIVVDDTIHFLSKYLRARKELGLSPEMAVRYSFHTVGRALVITSVILVAGFGILTLSNFKVNSNIGTLTAIAIAIALIVDFLFLPALLLKLEKRR